The proteins below come from a single uncultured Fusobacterium sp. genomic window:
- a CDS encoding methylaspartate ammonia-lyase: MKIIDVVCSAGKTGFYFDDQRAIKAGAGHDGMFYLGDTVTPGFQTIRQSGESISVQLILEDGQVAFGDCAAVQYSGAGGRDPLFLAKDFIPVIEKEIAPKLIGRDLDNFKTLAEEFDSMQVEGKRLHTAIRYGITQALLDAVAKSRKVTMAEVIQADYNTGLEITKRPIFTQSGDDRYMNADKMIIKGADVLPHALINNVKEKLGEHGEILLDYVKWLRDRILAKRVNPEYYPIFHIDVYGTIGAAFDCDTVKMADYIATLVEAAKPFKLRIEGPMDVEDRDKQIEALAALTAEVDRRGIEVELVADEWCNTLEDIKLFADRKAGHVVQIKTPDLGGVNNIADAILYCNKVGIGSYCGGTCNETNRSAEVTTNIGMACGALQVLAKPGMGVDEGFMIVFNEMARVEALVNRRKNK; encoded by the coding sequence ATGAAAATTATAGATGTAGTTTGCTCAGCAGGAAAAACAGGATTTTATTTTGATGACCAAAGAGCTATAAAAGCAGGAGCTGGACATGATGGAATGTTCTATTTAGGAGATACAGTTACTCCAGGATTCCAAACTATTAGACAATCAGGAGAATCAATTTCTGTTCAATTAATATTAGAAGATGGACAAGTTGCTTTTGGAGACTGTGCTGCAGTTCAATACTCTGGTGCAGGAGGAAGAGACCCTCTATTCCTAGCTAAAGATTTCATACCAGTTATCGAAAAAGAAATTGCTCCAAAATTAATAGGAAGAGACCTTGATAACTTCAAAACTTTAGCTGAAGAATTTGATTCTATGCAAGTTGAAGGAAAAAGATTACATACAGCTATCAGATATGGAATTACTCAAGCTTTACTAGATGCAGTTGCTAAATCTAGAAAAGTAACTATGGCTGAAGTTATTCAAGCAGACTACAATACTGGATTAGAAATCACAAAAAGACCTATATTCACTCAATCTGGTGACGATAGATATATGAACGCTGACAAAATGATAATCAAAGGTGCAGACGTTCTTCCTCACGCTTTAATTAACAACGTTAAAGAAAAACTAGGAGAACATGGAGAAATCTTACTTGACTATGTAAAATGGTTAAGAGACAGAATCCTAGCTAAGAGAGTTAACCCAGAATACTACCCAATATTCCACATAGACGTATACGGAACTATTGGTGCTGCATTTGACTGTGACACTGTAAAAATGGCTGACTATATAGCTACATTAGTAGAAGCTGCTAAACCATTCAAATTAAGAATAGAAGGACCTATGGACGTAGAAGATAGAGATAAACAAATCGAAGCTCTTGCAGCTTTAACTGCTGAAGTAGATAGAAGAGGAATTGAAGTTGAGTTAGTTGCTGACGAATGGTGTAATACTTTAGAAGATATTAAACTATTTGCTGATAGAAAAGCTGGACACGTAGTTCAAATAAAAACTCCAGACTTAGGAGGAGTTAACAACATAGCTGATGCAATCCTTTACTGTAACAAAGTAGGAATTGGATCTTACTGTGGAGGAACTTGTAACGAAACTAACAGATCTGCTGAAGTTACAACTAACATAGGAATGGCTTGTGGAGCTCTTCAAGTTCTTGCTAAACCAGGAATGGGTGTTGACGAAGGATTCATGATCGTATTCAACGAAATGGCAAGAGTAGAAGCTTTAGTAAACAGAAGAAAAAACAAATAG